In Arthrobacter ramosus, one DNA window encodes the following:
- a CDS encoding VIT1/CCC1 transporter family protein produces MASIETAALHENEPHANDLAHRLNWLRAGVLGANDGIVSVAAIVVGVAGATTNTGAILTAGAAGLVGGAVSMALGEYVSVSSQSDSQKALIEKERRELAEEPEEELAELTAIYEAKGLRPETARKVAAELTEHDALAAHLSAELNIDEDDIVSPWHAAFASAIAFTLGAVLPMLAILLPPPGLRVPLTFISVLLALAITGAIGAWIGGSSKTRAAVRVVIGGALALAATFFIGSLLGSSGVV; encoded by the coding sequence ATGGCTTCCATCGAAACTGCAGCCCTGCACGAGAACGAACCACACGCCAACGACCTCGCCCACCGGCTCAACTGGCTACGGGCAGGCGTCCTTGGCGCCAACGACGGAATCGTCTCCGTTGCCGCCATTGTGGTGGGCGTCGCGGGCGCCACGACGAACACCGGCGCCATCCTCACCGCTGGAGCGGCCGGACTCGTGGGTGGCGCGGTGTCCATGGCACTCGGCGAGTATGTATCCGTCAGCAGCCAAAGCGACAGCCAAAAGGCGCTCATCGAGAAGGAACGCCGGGAGCTCGCCGAGGAACCCGAAGAAGAGCTGGCGGAATTGACGGCGATCTACGAGGCCAAGGGCCTGCGGCCTGAAACCGCGCGGAAAGTGGCCGCGGAGTTGACGGAGCACGACGCCTTGGCCGCTCACCTTTCCGCCGAGTTGAACATCGACGAGGACGACATCGTCAGCCCGTGGCATGCGGCCTTCGCGTCCGCCATTGCCTTCACCCTCGGCGCGGTGCTGCCCATGCTCGCGATTCTGCTCCCGCCCCCGGGGCTGCGTGTACCGCTGACCTTTATTTCCGTGCTGCTTGCGCTCGCAATCACCGGAGCCATAGGAGCGTGGATCGGCGGCAGCTCGAAGACCCGCGCCGCCGTGCGCGTCGTCATCGGCGGAGCCCTTGCGCTTGCCGCGACGTTCTTCATCGGAAGCCTCCTGGGCTCCTCCGGAGTGGTCTGA
- a CDS encoding aminoglycoside phosphotransferase family protein: protein MTTFVSIPGDLQARYSRTTEGRAWLSGLPGLINAALERWQLSVDLEPGAEPWNGHGGIVIPVLYNGARSVLKIAFPHAEALVERHALALWGGIGAVKLLDADAASCAMLLERLDAVSWLQSAPMDEARDVWGSLVRELSIEPDERPEWKEFEHIAARAERWSDELPADWEQLGQPFPRWLLEAALEVCQTRGAVGRRAGRDVLVHCDLHFMNILPHLNGALRGPLNGARAIGKRGYVAIDPQPKIGEAEFAVAPILWNRIRDLSTTAPEVGLLERCADFSSAAGLDGEAAREWTLVREVENALWYAGKPRHEGDLARSLWVASTLAGRPLDGLPAAHDLPEPGLAASN from the coding sequence ATGACTACCTTCGTTTCCATCCCTGGCGACCTCCAGGCACGCTACTCCCGCACAACGGAGGGGCGGGCGTGGCTCTCAGGGCTGCCCGGGCTGATCAATGCCGCCCTGGAACGCTGGCAGCTGTCCGTTGACCTGGAACCCGGCGCGGAACCATGGAACGGCCACGGCGGCATCGTCATTCCGGTCCTCTACAACGGCGCCCGTTCGGTGCTCAAGATAGCGTTCCCGCACGCGGAGGCCCTCGTTGAACGGCATGCGCTGGCCCTCTGGGGCGGTATCGGGGCCGTAAAGCTGCTCGACGCCGATGCGGCCTCGTGCGCGATGCTCCTGGAGCGGCTCGACGCCGTCAGCTGGCTGCAGAGTGCCCCGATGGACGAAGCCCGCGACGTCTGGGGATCGCTCGTGAGGGAACTCAGTATCGAGCCGGACGAGCGGCCCGAATGGAAAGAGTTCGAACACATAGCGGCCCGTGCCGAGCGCTGGAGCGATGAGTTGCCAGCCGATTGGGAGCAACTTGGCCAGCCCTTCCCCCGCTGGCTCCTCGAAGCCGCGCTGGAGGTGTGCCAGACCCGGGGTGCTGTTGGACGACGGGCGGGCAGGGACGTCCTGGTGCATTGCGACCTGCATTTCATGAACATCCTCCCCCATCTCAATGGCGCCCTCCGTGGCCCTCTCAATGGCGCCCGGGCCATAGGAAAACGCGGATATGTGGCGATCGACCCGCAACCGAAAATCGGGGAGGCGGAATTCGCCGTCGCCCCGATCTTGTGGAACCGTATCCGCGACCTCTCCACGACGGCTCCGGAAGTTGGCCTCCTGGAGCGCTGCGCGGACTTCAGCAGCGCGGCCGGCCTGGACGGCGAAGCGGCCCGGGAATGGACACTGGTCCGCGAGGTCGAAAACGCCCTGTGGTACGCCGGAAAACCACGGCATGAGGGCGATCTGGCACGCTCCTTATGGGTGGCCAGCACCCTCGCAGGACGGCCCCTCGACGGGCTGCCCGCCGCACACGACCTGCCCGAACCGGGACTGGCCGCCTCGAATTAG
- a CDS encoding pyridoxal phosphate-dependent decarboxylase family protein — protein sequence MWVDSGDYEQALERAWEHTREWLRALPGRPVRPSKTADDITAVFGGPLPASGLDPAAVIDFLAEHAEPGLMAMQSGRFFGWVIGGTVPAGMAADWMVSAWDQNSGLRFATPATAGIEEVAGRWLLELLGLPEGSDVGFATGASMANFTALAAARWRQLAGVGWDVNAEGLQGAPKLRVLVGAERHESLDMALRFLGFGAPEVVAADHQGRIDPAALRAALEAGSGPAIVCLQAGNLHSGAFDPFLEAIPAAKDHGAWVHVDGAFGLWAAAVPGLRHLVEGVELADSWGTDAHKTLNVPYDAGIVVVRDVAALRSAIGMHAEYLMQDDHGPGDPMEKVPELSRRARGVPVWAALRSLGGDGVRQLVAGRAECAAELARRLAEVHGVEVLNDVVFTQLSLAFGSDERTRAVTDFIMADGRVWMSGSRWQGRDILRVSVTNWSTDSADLDIAVQAIKDALEATG from the coding sequence TGGGAGCACACCCGCGAGTGGTTGAGGGCCTTGCCTGGGCGGCCGGTACGGCCAAGCAAGACCGCTGATGACATCACGGCGGTCTTCGGCGGACCCTTGCCGGCCAGCGGACTGGATCCGGCCGCAGTCATTGATTTCCTCGCCGAACACGCCGAGCCCGGGCTGATGGCCATGCAATCGGGGCGCTTCTTCGGTTGGGTCATCGGCGGTACGGTGCCGGCAGGCATGGCCGCGGACTGGATGGTTTCCGCATGGGACCAGAACTCCGGGCTTCGTTTCGCCACACCCGCCACTGCCGGGATCGAAGAGGTGGCCGGGCGATGGCTCCTTGAGCTGCTCGGCCTTCCTGAAGGCTCCGACGTCGGATTCGCGACAGGCGCCAGCATGGCCAACTTCACGGCCCTCGCGGCGGCCCGATGGCGCCAGCTGGCCGGCGTCGGCTGGGATGTCAACGCCGAAGGACTCCAAGGAGCGCCGAAACTGCGTGTCCTCGTCGGAGCCGAGCGGCACGAAAGCCTGGATATGGCACTCCGCTTCCTGGGCTTCGGGGCACCCGAAGTTGTCGCAGCGGACCATCAAGGCAGGATCGATCCAGCCGCGTTGCGGGCCGCGTTGGAAGCCGGTTCCGGTCCGGCAATCGTGTGTCTCCAGGCCGGGAACCTGCATTCCGGAGCCTTTGATCCTTTCCTCGAGGCGATTCCGGCTGCGAAGGATCACGGCGCGTGGGTCCACGTTGACGGGGCTTTCGGCCTATGGGCAGCGGCCGTGCCGGGACTGCGGCATCTGGTCGAGGGCGTCGAGTTGGCCGATTCGTGGGGAACCGATGCCCACAAGACCCTCAACGTGCCGTACGACGCCGGAATCGTGGTGGTACGTGACGTCGCTGCCCTGCGGTCCGCCATCGGCATGCACGCCGAATACCTGATGCAGGATGACCACGGCCCCGGCGACCCTATGGAGAAAGTGCCCGAGTTGTCCCGCCGTGCCAGGGGAGTGCCGGTGTGGGCGGCCTTGCGCTCCTTGGGTGGCGACGGCGTGCGGCAGCTTGTCGCCGGACGTGCGGAGTGTGCCGCGGAACTGGCCCGACGGCTCGCCGAAGTGCACGGCGTGGAAGTCCTCAACGATGTGGTGTTCACGCAGTTGTCCCTGGCCTTCGGCTCAGACGAGAGGACCCGTGCGGTGACGGACTTCATCATGGCCGACGGGAGGGTCTGGATGTCCGGTTCGCGCTGGCAGGGCAGGGATATCCTGCGTGTTTCGGTGACCAACTGGTCAACGGATTCGGCAGACCTGGATATCGCGGTGCAGGCTATCAAAGATGCGCTGGAGGCCACCGGCTAG